The sequence GATGCAGCTGAAAAAGCCGCTCGTGATCAGTATGCATCCGGCGTCGGTCTGATGCTTGATATCAGCAATAGGTATCTTGGTACATTTGATTCCTGTCCTGCTGAAATAGTATCACTTCTTGAAATGCTTGGTCCTTCGCAGGCAGCCCAACGAGATGCAATCACCACCATCTCTGAACTCCCCAGTGAGAGAATGGTAACGGGACATGCTCCCTACTCAACAACTCCAGATCTCCTGAGTTATATTAAAAAGCGCTGTACCGCCCAGAATGCTGTGTTTTCCCTGCATCTTGCCGAAAATCGTGACGAATCTCTTTTGCTTATCCATGGGACAGGGTGCTTTGCTCAATTCTTAAAAGATCGAGGAGCTGTCAGTGATACTTTCCCGATCCCAGGAATTGACACCAGCGGTGTGGTGGGGTACTTACAGAAACGTGGAATCCTTGACAGGAAAACCCTATGTGTCCACTGTGTTCATATGAGCAGTGAAGAAATGAAAATTCTGGCAGAGTCACAGGCCCATGTGTGTCTCTGTCCCTGCAGCAATAGATTTCTATCAGTTGGTACTGCACCGCTTGAGAAGTTTCTGGATTTCGGAATGCTCCCGGCACTGGGAACCGATTCCGTAACATCCAATCCTCAGCTTGACATGTGGGAGGAGATGGCCCTTTTGAGAAAGAATCATCCCACTGTAGCAGCTGAAACCATACTCTCCATGGCAACATTAGGGGGGGCTGTCGCCATGCATCGTGACAACAGGTATGGCAGCATTGAAAAAGGACGAACATCGGATATCCTTCATGTCCACGGAGAGCAATATGAAAAGGCTGCATATCCTCAGCAGCTTATTGAGCTGTTAACCTCAGGAGGCCGTCCAGAGAGAATGGATTGGCTGACTTTTTCAGAATAATCTGTCTGCAGAATCTTGAAGGGAATAGAGCTATGAGTGGAGCCCGTATTGGAATGGTGAATTTTATTAACACCGCTCCAATCTATGAAATCTGGAAAACCCGAAATCATCCTGCAGACTGGAAGGTTGTCGAGGCCCCGCCCTCCACCCTGAACAGAATGCTTGCTGCAGGAGAGCTTGATCTCGGGTTTGTCTCATCCTATGAATATGGAGTTCGTCCTGAGCAGTATCGTCTCCTGTCAGACCTCTCCATCAGTGCCAACGGTTCCGTGGGATCGGTCTTTTTGTTCTCGCGTGTTCAGCCCAAATTACTTGGAGACCACACGGTTCTGCTCAGTGGTCAGTCTGAAACATCCATCAGTTTGGTGAAGATCATTCTTGAAGAGTTTTTTCATGTTCACCCGGCCTACGAAGTTGGTGATGTCAATGGCAGGGAGGCCACACAGGCTGGTGGAATTCTGGCCATAGGAGATGAGGCATTGCGCTTGTCCGCAAGTGAGGAGTTTCCCTATAAGCTTGATCTTGCAGAAGTCTGGTGTCAATATACGAATCTGCCCTTTGTATTTGCTGTTTGTGCTGCTCGTGAGGAGTTTTGTCAGAAATCTCCAGAAATTGTCGCTGCAATCCATCGGGAATTCTTAGTTTGCAGAGGTGAGGGGAGAGTACATCTGGAGTCCATTTGTGAGAGCGTTGCTCCTCGCATACCCATGCATCCAGACGAGTGTTACGTCTATCTTCGAGCCATAGAGTATGATCTTGGGAAGAGTAAACAGGTGGCCCTTGAAAAATTTTTCACCTATCTGATTAACAGGAAAGAAGCTTCACCTCTTTCTGTCCCTCTCAATATTTTCGATAATGAGTGACCTGAAATGAAAAAAATTCTAGTGGCGGTGACCGGTGCTTCAGCCATGCTCTACCTCCAGTCATTCCTCGAAATACTTCAGGATGAAGATGCTATTGTCCACGGAATCTGTTCCGAGTCCGGTGAACAGGTACTTGAACTTGAGCATGGAATAACTCCAGGTAAGCTACCGGCGGTAAGTAAATGGTTTGATTGCAGAGATTTTGCGGCCGCACCGGCTTCCGGGTCAGCTGGATATGATGCCATGGTGATTATTCCCTGCTCCATGGGGACACTTGCTGCAATTGCATCGGGAATAACCACTAATCTCGTGCATCGGGCAGCCGATGTAATGCTTAAGGAAAAGAAAAAACTTGTCCTTGTGACCAGGGAAACTCCTTTAAACAGAACACATTTACAGAATATGCTGACAGTTCATGATGCCGGTGCCGTGATATGTCCGCCCCATCCAGGGTTTTACCTGAAACCTGAAACCCTGGAAGAAGCGGCCCTGACGTTCTCATGGCGGCTTGGAGATCAGCTTGGTCTTCATATGAAAAACAGAAAGCGTTGGGGAGAAGAGGGTTGATGTTTCAGAAAATTACTGTTCTTCTTGAGATGATCAAATTTAAATTGACCATTTTTGCAATGCCTTTTGCATTTATGGGGGCGTTCCTGGCCGAACGCGGTGTTCCCGACGCGCTTACGTTTTTATGGGTGGTGCTTGCCATGGTAGGTGCCAGGACCTGTGCAATGGGATTTAATCGTATTGTTGATGCCAGATTTGATAGCGCCAATCCACGTACTGCTGATCGGGCAATTCCATCCGGTGCTGTCAGCAGTGTTGAGGCGTGGATTATGGTGATTGCAGCAGGAGCTCTTTTCTTTTTTGCAGCATGGTCACTCAATCCCCTGACGCTGAAGCTTGCACCCGTTGCTCTCGGTCTCACTCTTTTCTATTCGTTGACCAAAAGATTTACTTCCTTCTGTCATCTGATTTTAGGTGTTGCCCTTGCCTTTTCTCCACTTGGTGGCTGGGTGGCGGTGCAGGGAAGCTTAATCAGTTACCCATGGGCGCTTTCCCTGGGAGTCCTTTTCTGGATTGCTGGTTTTGATACCATTTATGCCTGTCTTGATGCCGATTTTGATAAAAAAGCAGGTCTCCATTCCCTACCTTCACAACTCGGCCAGACAAATGCCTTCCGTCTCGCTGTCCTGTTCCATATTATAGCTTTTTGTCTTTTTGCCTTCGCCGGAGTGCAGGCAGGTTTGAATCTTGTCTATTATATTGGAGTATTGATAGCCGCTGGGGTGATTTTCTATCAGCATAAGCTGGTGAATCCAAATGATCTCTCGAAGATAAAAGGCTCTTTTTTCTCCCTGAATGGTATCATCAGCATGGTTCTTTTCGCCGCTACATGGCTCTCTTTGATCATTGAAGGATGATGAGACACTTCATTTTTCAGGCATGTTCTCTTCTCTTTTCTATCTTTATCACCTGTTGTGTTGAGAGTGTAGCTGCTCTATATCCCAACGGTGAGGTTATCGATGATGTGGTAACGACCATATATACGGGTGGTGAAAAGCTTAAATACAAAATTTCGTGGACCGGCGGTGTTAAGATAGGTGAGCTTCAGCTGGAAGTTCAGAGACAGGCTGATGATGAAAATGTTTTTGAGTTAAAGGCGGTGGTAAAGGACTCTGGCATGTTTCATTTTTTTTATCCGGTAAATGATGTATTTCTCACAAGGGTAGCTGGTGATAAGCGGCTTCCCGTGAGCTATGAGGTGACCCAGAAAGAGGGCAGAAATTACAAGGCCAGACGGTATACCGAATACAATCAGCAGGCTGGGACAGTACGTTATCAGAAGAACACGAAGGATCCGGTTGAGTATACTGTTGACGGAGAGGTTCACAATGAGTTCTCTTCGTTCTTTTTTACCCGTAGTATGAAACTTGAACGGGATTATCCGGTAATTGTTCCAACCTTTGCAGATGGCAAACGACATGAGGTCATAGTCCGTGTGGGGGCTGAAACCAGGATAAAAAAAACAATCCTTGGCGATGTTAATGTGTTACCTGTGACCCCCCTGATGGGATTTAAAGGACTTTATGACAAGGCTGGTGCTACCGTCATCTGGCTCACCAACGATGAATGCCGGATACCTGTCCGTATTAGATCCAGAATCCTTCTAGGATCACTTACTGCAGAACTGCTTTCATATTCAAATCCCCATTGTGGTGATCAGAGTGAATATCATAAGAAAATACCTGCGAGTGTAGAAAAACTGCCGGAACTTGAAATGGGAGACTGAAATTCCCATAGTCCCTTTTCTTGTGTTGATTATATCCACAAAGTGTTTATATTCTGCCACGCAAAGCACGAAGTTGAACTTGAAGATAAATATAACATAAATTGATATTTGAGGAGAATAGCATGAAACTTATTCTTTTGGGCGCTCCTGGCGCTGGTAAAGGTACTGTAGCAAAATTACTCACCGCCATTGATGGCTCTGTCCAGATTTCCACCGGAGATATTCTTCGTGGTGCTGTTACTGCAGGTACTGACCTTGGTAAAGAGGCTGAAGGATATATGAGCCGTGGCGATCTTGTTCCAGACTCACTTATTATGGGAATCATGGAAAGCCGTCTTCAGGAACCTGATTGTGCCAACGGCTTTTTGCTCGATGGCTTCCCACGTACCATTCCACAGGCTGAAGAGCTTACCGCCCTTCTCGAAAAACTTGGTATTAAACTTGATATGGCCGTTGAAATTGACGTGCCCAAGGATATCATTCTTGACAGACTTTGTACCCGTCGTACTTGTGAAAATCCCGATTGTCAGGCCATTTACAATGTGAAGTCCAATCCTCCAAAAGTAGAAGGGATTTGTGACAAATGTGGAGCCAGGGCCATACAGCGTGAAGATGAGACCGAAGAGGCAATCAGCCACCGTCTTGCTACCTATAATGAGAAGACAGCACCTCTTATCGGTTTTTACAAAAAGGCAGGATTGCTTCTCAGCGTTCCAGCCACTTCAAGTGATGCTGTAATTGCTGCTGTAAAAGAAAAGCTTAGTCTGTAAACTATTGCTGGTGTTTTGGTAACGGGGGATGGAGAACCACAGGTTTTCTCTCCCCCTTCTTTATGTTAAGGAGGTATTGATGAGCGAATCAGTATTGGAAACAAATTATGAAGGTCTCGAGCTTGTACATCGTGGAAAAGTACGGGATATGTACGCAATACCTGGGCATGATGACAAACTGTTGATGGTAGCAACTGATCGTATTTCTGCTTTCGATGTGGTAATTGATGCAATTCCAGGCAAGGGAAAAGTATTAACACAACTGTCCCTCTTCTGGTTTGATCTGCTTGGTGATGTCGTAGATAACCATCTCATTACAGCCGATGTCAGCGAATATCCGGAGGCCTGCCAGCCATATGCTGCCGAGCTTGATGGTCGGTCAATGCTTGTCCACAAAACACAGCCTTTGAGTGTTGAATGTATTGTCCGAGGATACATTTCCGGATCATTTTGGAAGGCCTACCAGAAAAATACAACAGTCTGCGGCTTTGCCTTTCCTGACGACCTGCAGGAATCAGACAAATTGCCTGAGGTGATTTTTACTCCTTCAACAAAGGCTGATCTTGGTGATCACGATGAGAATATTTCAGTGAATACCATGGAAGAGCTTCTTGGTAAGGAAATGACCCGGAAAATTTCTGATATCAGTATTGAACTGTATAGCAGGGCTGCTGATTTTGCACGATCGAAAGGAATTATCATCGCTGATACTAAGTTTGAACTGGGACTTCTCGGAGAAGAGAAAAAACTTATACTTATCGATGAGGTTCTGACTCCTGATTCTTCACGATTCTGGCCACTCGATCAGTATAAACCTGGGAAAGGGCAACCAAGTTTCGATAAACAGTTTTTACGTGATTACCTGTCGTCACTTGATTGGGATAAGAATCCTCCGGCTCCTAAAGTTCCCCAGGATATTATAGATAAAACCAAGGCACGTTACGAAGAAGCACTGGAAAAAATCACCAAAGGCTGATTTTGGTATCAGGCAGGCACTCACAGGGAGTGTCTGCCTGAATCAGAATCTAAATCTCCATATCCTACCTTATCTTGCAACCAGTTTGTCAATAATCGCTATCAGCTGCTTAAATGGAATGGGTTTGGTCAGGTAGCCATCCATTCCAGCAAGTTTACATTTTTGCTCGAAATCTGTTGTCGCCTGTGCTGTGAGTGCAATAATGGGGACGGAAAATTTGCCGGTTTCTTTTTCTTTCTTCCTGATAATCTCTGTGGCATCCAGACCGTTCAGAACCGGCATCTGGATATCCATTAGGATGATATCCGCATGGTTTTTTTCCATGAGATCAATCAGTTCCTGTCCGTTTTCGCACACAGTAACATCACACCCCTGTTCTTCTAGGTAGGCAGAAATTAAACGCTGGTTGATGAATTCATCTTCAGCTAGAAAAACTCGAATTCCCAGTAGTTTTTTTAAGGGAGCGGTCGGGATGTTTTTTGTTTGTATCTCTGGCTCCTCTTTTCTGTCAATGTCGCAGAGTATGGTGAAATGAAATGTTGATCCTTTTTCGTTACTTTCACCAAGCCACAGCCGGCCACGCATGTGTTCAACAAATTCTGCACTTATGGCAAGGCCAAGGCCTATTCCATCGATGACTCGTTCTTTTTCGATATCCCCTCGATTGAATGCATCAAAGATTGTTTGTCTCGCTGTATCGGAAACGCCAATGCCACTATCCCTCACAGTGAAGAGAAGTTCTACTTCTGTTTCTGAAGGGGTGGATTGTAGGGCTACGTTTAACTCAATAGTACCCTGTTTGCTGAATTTAATACTGTTGCCTATAAGGTTGATCAGAATTTGTCTGATTCGACCTCCATCCCCAATGAGTTTGTCAGGGATATCACTTTCCAGGGTGGAAGTAATAAGGATGTCTTTGTCATTAGTCTGAATACGCATTAATGTAACCACTTCAGTGATAACTTGAGAGAGGGAGAAGGGGGCGTGGTGTAGGTGGAATTTTCCCGATTCTATATGGGAAAGATCAAGGATTGAGTCAACAACAGTCTGAAGTTGTTGGCCTGAAACCTTTGCCATTGACAGTAACTGTTTCTGTTCAGTACTGAGAGATCCTTTTTCGAACATGTCAAAGATTGCCAGAAGAGCATGGAGAGGTGATCGTATTTCATGACTCATGTTGGCGAGAAATATAGATTTTGCCTGATTGGCTTTTTCTGCATTAACCTTTGCTTGGATAGCTGATTTTTCCTCGTTCCTCCGTCTCTTAACCTCTTCCTCTAGAGAACTGTTTGCCTCCTGGAGTCTCAGATTCAAAGTATTCATGGCATTTGCCAGCTTCTGGAATTCGGTATCTGCGGGTGGGGAAATAATAATGTTTTTTCCCTGCAACAGAGTGGTGGATTCGTTGGCAAGAAGCTGCAAAGGTTCTATTATCTTTTTATTGGTTGTCCAGCCAACAAGTGTCGAGAGGAGGAGGAGTAACAGAATGAAAAATCCTAACAGAAGGAAAGATGGTTTTTCGGAACTGCCGGATTTGAGGGCTTCAATTTTTGCGACAATATGGAAAAGTTCGCCGTGAAAATCTAGAGAGGACATTGCGGAGACATAGGATGTGTTGTCTATAACTACGGTGCCGTTCCACTGCTGATCAGAAGGAAAAGAAGTGGGTGATGAACTATTTTGAGGGGTCTGGGAAAGAACTTTTCCATCCTTACTCAAAATGAGAACATTGATGTCAGGAGGAAGAATGCTTTTCTGCAGGAATTGCTGCAATTGGTCATAGGGTAGAAGGGCGGAAAGAACACCAGCAACAGATGAATTGTTAAGAAATTTTACAGGTTGACAAATTGCTAGCACCGGGAAAGTGCCATCTTCTATAGTCAGCTGAGTAACATAGGGTTTCCCGGAATGGTAAGGAGTTTGAAAGAGTGCAGGGTTTTGAGTCAGGCAGGGAGGGGGAGGGATCTTCTCAATTGTATTATTGGAAACCTGATTCCTGATAATGCCGTCGGAATCATAAAACACAATGGAAGAGAATGCTGAGTTACTATCTGTCAGAGTGGCGAGGAGATCATGTCGTTGATACTCTTTAGGGGCAATGTGTTCGATCTGCCGACCTATCAGTTCAAGACCATGGAGATTTCTATTGAGGAAAAGAGCTAACTGGCTTTTTATTTTTTTTGTAACACCTTGCAGCTGCAGTCTTACATGGGTGTCTCTGGTTTGATGATTTTGATGAAGAAAAAATACACCCATGAGCAACGCTTGTATAAGGGTTACGGCAATAAAAATAGAAAGTATGCGGGTGCGTATTGTTGTGTGCATCAGTGGATGATTCAAGAACCAGCCTTTTTGTGAATTTGAAAAGCATAAACGTTTGGTCATTATACCTAACAAAGGAAGAAAGTCGAATAAAAACAGTTGAAGAAGGTGGTGGGGGAATGGGGACTTACTTTATAAAGGTGGTGCATGAAGAGTTGTTTTTTTATAGAGTGAAGTAGAGAGTTTCTGAAAATTCACCTTATATGCAAATGGCACCATGAAATTTGCTGTTGCTCTGTCTAGGTTCTTGATAAAAGATTTTATCCCCATTCACAACTAGGAATGTGTTATGACAAATCCTGTTTTTATGGAAATCAATACTCGTAAGTGTTTTCATGCGAATGGTAAGGAGTATAGCTTCTATTCACTTCCTGCGTTGCAAAAAGTCGGCTTTGAAAACATAGATCGTTTGCCCTTCTCCATTCGCATACTTCTTGAAAATCAGTTGCGTCACCTCAGCAAGGGGATGGTAACCGAAGAAAATATTATTAACCTGGCATCCTGGCGTCCAGAGACACGGGAATTGCAGTCCATTCCATTTATGCCAGGGCGCGTTGTTTTGCAGGATTTTACCGGCGTTCCAGCAGTTGTTGACTTGGCAGCTCTTCGATCTGCCTTTGCCAGGCAGGGGAGAGATCCAGAAAAGATGAATCCTTTTATTCCAGCCGATCTCATAATTGACCACTCCATTCAAGTTGATCGCTCTGGTGATAAAAATGCTCTCTCCTATAATGTACACCAGGAATTTGCACGAAACCGTGAACGCTATACTATGCTTCGTTGGGGGCAGAAGGCTTTCTCAAATTTCCATGTCATACCACCGGGCACAGGAATTGTGCATCAGGTCAACCTTGAGTATCTTGCTTCCGTAGTCCGGGTTCAAGGGAAGGGCAGAGAGGCAATGGCTTATTCAGATACTGTCATCGGGACAGACTCACATACAACAATGATTAACGGTCTTGGGGTTCTTGGGTGGGGAGTTGGAGGTATTGAGGCAGAGGCTGTACTCCTGGGACAACCATATTCCATGCAGATTCCGGAAGTTGTTGGGGTGAAATTGATAGGCAGGTTGAAGGAAGGAATAACAGCAACTGATCTTGTACTTACTATTACCGAGTTTTTACGTAGTAAGGGAGTTGTTGGCAGGTTTGTCGAATTTGTTGGTTCTGGTGCAGAACAGCTTAGCCTCTCGGATAGGGCAACTATCGCGAATATGGCTCCGGAATACGGAGCAACGATGGGCTTTTTCCCTGTTGACCAGGAAACACTTCGATATCTCTCTGCAAGCGGCAGGAGCTCAAGGCTGGTTACCCTTGTGGAGAGATATAATAAGGAGCAGGGTCTTTTTCTCTCCCAGACCACTCCGGAGCCAGAGTACAGTGTTGTGTATGAGATCCAGCTCGATCGAGTTGGAACAAGTCTCGCAGGCCCGCGTAAACCTCAGGAACGGATACCATTGTCAGCCATGAGTGAATCCTTTAAGGCTCTGTTGACAGATAGAGTTACAGAGGATGATGGAGTGAAAGCTGGCAGTTGTGACCACGATGCTGAAGGTCGCTTTGAAAAAAATGGTGACCAGCTACCTATCAAAGATGGTTCTGTGGTAATTGCAGCGATCACCAGTTGTACCAATACATCAAATCCTGCAGTTATGATTGGAGCAGGACTTCTTGCTCAAAAGGCTGCAGAACAAGGATTGCAGACAAAGCCATGGGTGAAAACCAGCATGGCACCTGGCTCCATGGTTGTCAGTCATTACCTTGAAAAAAGCGGACTTTTGAGTCCATTGGAACATTTTGGGTTTCATGTTGTCGGTTACGGATGCACTACCTGTATTGGTAACAGCGGTCCACTTGATACTAAAATGTCTGATGTTATAAAGGATAAAGAGTTGCTGGTTGCTGCGGTCTTAAGTGGCAACCGGAATTTCGAAGCCCGTATCCATCCCCTGGTTCATGCTAATTATCTTTGTTCACCACAGCTCGTTGTTGCTTATGCAATTGCGGGCACGGTTATGATCGATTTTGACAGTCAACCTCTTGGAAGAAAACCGGATGGAACTCCTGTGTATCTTCGTGATATCTGGCCAAGCAATAAAGAAATCGAGACATTGGTGGCTGAGGTAGTCACACCCGCCTTGTTTACAGCAGGTTACGAAAATGTTTTCTCTGGTAACGAAACATGGAATGATCTGAAAGTGAAAGACAGCAGCCTGTATCAATGGGACAGTGATTCCTCTTATATACAGGAACCTCCATTTTTTAAGAATGTATCTCCGGAACCGCCGCCACTGTGTAATATTGAAAAGGCCAGAATTTTAGCCATTTTCGGTGATACGATCACCACCGATCATATCTCTCCAGCGGGTACGATTCCTATGGACAGTCCGGCCGGAAAATATCTCCAGGAACTAGGAATAGCTCCCCATGAATTTAACAGCTATGGCTCAAGGCGAGGAAATCATCAGGTCATGATGCGAGGTACCTTCGGTAACATACGAATCAAGAACCGTATGGTGGGTAGAGAGGGCGGGTATACTCTTTTAATGCCTGATAGAATTGAAATGAGTATCTATGATGCAGCTATGGCTTATAAGGAGTTGACAACACCGCTGGTGATTATCGGTGGTAAGGACTACGGAACCGGCAGTTCGCGTGATTGGGCGGCAAAAGGGACATTACTTCTCGGTGTGAAAGCGGTCATTGCTAAATCTTTTGAACGCATCCATCGCAGTAATCTTGTTGGCATGGGGGTCCTGCCACTTCAATTTGTCGACGGTGCAGATTGTACTACACTAGACCTTGATGGCAGTGAAGAGCTTACAATTAAAGGAATTGCAACGGATCTTACCCCTGGCGCACAGATCACGGTAACGGTTGACCGTGGTGATAATAAAGGTCTGACCGAATTCCTGACAACCGTTCGTCTTGACAATCCAGTGGAGCTTGAATACTACCGACATGGTGGTATCCTCCAGAAAGTCCTGCGACAGATGCTTGCCCAGAAGTAACGGTATTTCACTGGTCGTTTCCAGACTAAAAGCTGCTGCCGTGAGCATTTATTTCCAAGAGTGTTTTGAGAACAGTGCGCTTCAAAATTTGCCCCCCTTTGCACCAGCATTCATGTGTTCAGGAGCTCCTCCTCTGCTGTCCCTCTCTTTCAGTTTGTAATGATTTTATCATAATACAGGGTGAGGCACACGAATTCAAATAATGTGTTACTTTTTCTTGACCTGTTCTCTACGAACTGTTAATCAGGTGTGAACGTAACACGAAACGTGTATTCTTCATACTGTGTATTCTGTAGAGGTTCAAAATGGTTACCCGATTTGTTTTTGTTTTTTTTATCAATATATTGCTCTGTGGTGGAGTAACAGCGAAAACTGTAACAGATGTCACCGGGAAAACAGTGCAGCTTCCCGATTCCATAGATCATGTTATCTGTTCAGGCTCAGGATGTCTCCGGTTACTCACCTATCTTCAGGCTCAGGACAGGATTGTCGGTGTCGACAGCATTGAAACCAGGCAAGGTCAGTTTGATGCTCGGCCGTATGCTCTTGCCAATCCACAGTTTAAGAAGATGCCGATTTTCGGGGAGTTTAGGGGGCGTGACAATCCAGAACATATTTTGACTCTTACCCCCCAACCCCAGGTGATTTTCAAAACCTATTCTCAAATGGGCTATAATCCATCAGAACTTCAAGAGAAAACCGGTATCCCGGTGCTTGTTCTTAACTATGGGAACCTTGATTATCTTCGTCCAGAATTGTTTAAATCTCTTCGTCTTATGGGCTCTGTTCTTGGAAGGGAAGAACGTGCAGAACAGGTTATCTCCTTTTTTGAAGAGACCATTTCAGATCTTGAACAACGAAGCAAAGATATTCCGGCCGAAAAACGTCCGAAAGTATACCTTGGAGGCGTGGCTTTCAAAGGGCCACATGGATTTCAGTCAACCGAGCCTACCTATCCCCCATTTAAATTCGTTCAAGCCCACAATCTTGCCTATGATCCCGCAATGACCAAAAAGGAGTTGAGCAACTCCAACATTGCCAAGGAAAAGATTGTTGCCTGGAATCCCGAGTACCTTTTTCTTGACCTGTCAACCCTGCAGTTAGGAGATAAGGTTGGCGGTTTGCATGAGCTGAAAACTGATCCGTCGTATCGGTCACTGAGTTCGGTGAAAAGTAACCGGGTTTATGGCTTACTTCCCTATAACGGGTATACGAAAAATTACGGTTCTATTCTAGCTAACGCCTACTACATTGGTAAATTGCTCTATCCCGAGCGATTTGCCGATATCGAACCAGACGAGAAAGCTGATGAAATATATAGATTTCTGGTAGGTAAACCGGTCTTTGCCACTATGGACGGACTTTTTAAGAATCTTGTATTCAAAAATGTCCCACTTTAATAGCCATGCATTTTGATCATGGCCAGGTGCCGGAGGAATACCAACAATACACTGGTAGAAAAAAACTGTTTATTTTGATTGTAGCTTTTGGCCTTGCTGCTATCCTGGTTGTAGCCATCTCCCTTGGATCTGCAAATATACCAACGTCCTCGGTTGCCAAAAGTCTGATGGGGATGGCAACTTCTGCACAAACCAAGATGATTGTCTGGAATATCCGGTTGCCCCAGGCATTAGCCGCTACTGTCGCCGGGGCTGGTCTGGCTGTTGCTGGTGCAGTTATGCAATCGATATTACGCAATCCGCTAGGATCGCCATTTACCCTTGGAATCTCCCACGCTGCCGCCTTTGGTGCAGCGTTATCTGTCATGGTACTGGGAGGCGGTGTTATGACCTCCAGCAATGTAGGCGCTATCTCAATTACCAATCCATATATTACCACCGCATCGGCGTTTCTTTTCAGTATCGGTACTTCTTTCTTGATTATAGGTGTGACACGAACGCGCGGTGCCACACCGGAAGTAATGGTGCTCACCGGTGTGGCCCTGGGAGCATTTTTCACAGCAGGAACCATGTTTTTACAATTCTTTGCTGATGATATGCAACTGGCGGCCATGGTATTCTGGACCTTTGGTGATACTGCAAGAGCAACTTGGACAGAGTTGGGGGTTATTTCTTCAATAACTGCTGTCTGTGTGCTCTACTTTTTTGGAAATAGTTGGAACTATAATGCTATTGATGCGGGTGATGAGACCGCCAAGAGCCTTGGGGTTCGGGTCGGTCGTGTCCGGATGATGGGGATGCTGTTCGCTTCGATGTTGACTGCGGTTATAATTGCATTTCTGGGAATCATCGGTTTTGTCGGGCTGGTAGTGCCGCACATGGTTCGACGAATTATTGGTTCAGATCACAGGTTCTTGCTGCCGGCATGTTTTCTGGTCGGAGCAGTTTTGCTGCTCGTGTCCGACACTGTTGCAAGGTTGATATTGGCTCCTAACGTTTTGCCGGTGTCAGTTCTGACGGCATTCCTTGGAGCAC comes from Desulfocapsa sulfexigens DSM 10523 and encodes:
- a CDS encoding hybrid sensor histidine kinase/response regulator — protein: MHTTIRTRILSIFIAVTLIQALLMGVFFLHQNHQTRDTHVRLQLQGVTKKIKSQLALFLNRNLHGLELIGRQIEHIAPKEYQRHDLLATLTDSNSAFSSIVFYDSDGIIRNQVSNNTIEKIPPPPCLTQNPALFQTPYHSGKPYVTQLTIEDGTFPVLAICQPVKFLNNSSVAGVLSALLPYDQLQQFLQKSILPPDINVLILSKDGKVLSQTPQNSSSPTSFPSDQQWNGTVVIDNTSYVSAMSSLDFHGELFHIVAKIEALKSGSSEKPSFLLLGFFILLLLLLSTLVGWTTNKKIIEPLQLLANESTTLLQGKNIIISPPADTEFQKLANAMNTLNLRLQEANSSLEEEVKRRRNEEKSAIQAKVNAEKANQAKSIFLANMSHEIRSPLHALLAIFDMFEKGSLSTEQKQLLSMAKVSGQQLQTVVDSILDLSHIESGKFHLHHAPFSLSQVITEVVTLMRIQTNDKDILITSTLESDIPDKLIGDGGRIRQILINLIGNSIKFSKQGTIELNVALQSTPSETEVELLFTVRDSGIGVSDTARQTIFDAFNRGDIEKERVIDGIGLGLAISAEFVEHMRGRLWLGESNEKGSTFHFTILCDIDRKEEPEIQTKNIPTAPLKKLLGIRVFLAEDEFINQRLISAYLEEQGCDVTVCENGQELIDLMEKNHADIILMDIQMPVLNGLDATEIIRKKEKETGKFSVPIIALTAQATTDFEQKCKLAGMDGYLTKPIPFKQLIAIIDKLVAR
- the acnA gene encoding aconitate hydratase AcnA translates to MTNPVFMEINTRKCFHANGKEYSFYSLPALQKVGFENIDRLPFSIRILLENQLRHLSKGMVTEENIINLASWRPETRELQSIPFMPGRVVLQDFTGVPAVVDLAALRSAFARQGRDPEKMNPFIPADLIIDHSIQVDRSGDKNALSYNVHQEFARNRERYTMLRWGQKAFSNFHVIPPGTGIVHQVNLEYLASVVRVQGKGREAMAYSDTVIGTDSHTTMINGLGVLGWGVGGIEAEAVLLGQPYSMQIPEVVGVKLIGRLKEGITATDLVLTITEFLRSKGVVGRFVEFVGSGAEQLSLSDRATIANMAPEYGATMGFFPVDQETLRYLSASGRSSRLVTLVERYNKEQGLFLSQTTPEPEYSVVYEIQLDRVGTSLAGPRKPQERIPLSAMSESFKALLTDRVTEDDGVKAGSCDHDAEGRFEKNGDQLPIKDGSVVIAAITSCTNTSNPAVMIGAGLLAQKAAEQGLQTKPWVKTSMAPGSMVVSHYLEKSGLLSPLEHFGFHVVGYGCTTCIGNSGPLDTKMSDVIKDKELLVAAVLSGNRNFEARIHPLVHANYLCSPQLVVAYAIAGTVMIDFDSQPLGRKPDGTPVYLRDIWPSNKEIETLVAEVVTPALFTAGYENVFSGNETWNDLKVKDSSLYQWDSDSSYIQEPPFFKNVSPEPPPLCNIEKARILAIFGDTITTDHISPAGTIPMDSPAGKYLQELGIAPHEFNSYGSRRGNHQVMMRGTFGNIRIKNRMVGREGGYTLLMPDRIEMSIYDAAMAYKELTTPLVIIGGKDYGTGSSRDWAAKGTLLLGVKAVIAKSFERIHRSNLVGMGVLPLQFVDGADCTTLDLDGSEELTIKGIATDLTPGAQITVTVDRGDNKGLTEFLTTVRLDNPVELEYYRHGGILQKVLRQMLAQK
- a CDS encoding iron ABC transporter substrate-binding protein codes for the protein MVTRFVFVFFINILLCGGVTAKTVTDVTGKTVQLPDSIDHVICSGSGCLRLLTYLQAQDRIVGVDSIETRQGQFDARPYALANPQFKKMPIFGEFRGRDNPEHILTLTPQPQVIFKTYSQMGYNPSELQEKTGIPVLVLNYGNLDYLRPELFKSLRLMGSVLGREERAEQVISFFEETISDLEQRSKDIPAEKRPKVYLGGVAFKGPHGFQSTEPTYPPFKFVQAHNLAYDPAMTKKELSNSNIAKEKIVAWNPEYLFLDLSTLQLGDKVGGLHELKTDPSYRSLSSVKSNRVYGLLPYNGYTKNYGSILANAYYIGKLLYPERFADIEPDEKADEIYRFLVGKPVFATMDGLFKNLVFKNVPL